ATTGGCCTGTTTCAGTCATCTATCATTATTACTTTTACAACATAAAAATCagttttgatctttttttaaagaaaggcaaaaaaCCATACACATACTGAGAGTCAAAGCTTACCAATTAAAGGAAGTAAGAAAACATCAAACAcccaaagaagaaagtaaagaatTCTCTACTCATACCTACCCAGTGAAACTTGTTAATACCTCAATGAATATCTTTTCAGACAGCCTTCCATGTAGATTCCCACATTTTTATTAGTCTCCTGCAAAAATAAGTTCCTAGCATATACAGTGCTTAATAGCCACCTCGGCTTAGTCAGGCAGTCCACGACTGGGGGCCACTGTAGTGACCTACCCCCGCAAGCTTCTGGAGAAGCCAAGGGCCCATCAGTGATTTCACACAGCCTGCAAAGCCTTCCACTGCCCCAGCCAGAGTCGAGGGCTTCCTCTTGCCCTGGCACTTCCTGGGAGCTCTTGGGGCAGAAGAAGCGTTAGCCTTGGGTGCTGGCCTGACAGCTCGGGGACCACAAAGGCAAAGGAAACCACCTTCccctcccatctcctcctccGCACCCCCTGGTTCTCAAGCATGCATTTCCACCACCCCTGCTCTGACACATATCCCTCTCCCAGCTTCACGGCTTGCCATCCCATTTTCCAGAGGAGACCCGGGAATCCCCATTCCAGACCCCGCCCACCATCCCCACCTGCTTCGGCTGAGACCCCAGAGCCCCTGTCATCATCTCAGACCCTGAAAGAGTGAGTGATGCCTCTCTCATCACACGGCAATGTAGGAGCAGGGCGGGTGGGGCAGGATGCTGGGGTGGGTGGAGCCAGGGCCACTTCCTTTCCCCTTGAGGCCCCTCCACCAGTCTTGCCCCAGCTTCAGGAGTTGGAGCAGCCTGGTCCCAGCCCTGTGCCCTTATCCACTGAGCTGGTAAGTGGTGTGACCTGGTGGGGCAGGGGCTTCAGTGGACCTGGGAATGTGCCTCTGGCTTGAGAAGACCTTGATAGATAATGGGAAAAGAGGACGAGGAGCCATTGGGGCTGAATGGGGTCAGCGCAGGCCAGGAGGGGGTGGCTGTTGCTGGAGCCGGGGCTGCCAACGCCCAAGGGGGCCTATGGGGTAGATTCGATGGGGGAGCTGCCAGCGTCTTGTTACTTCTGATACTAGTAAAAGCAAGGGTGGAAAAAGCCGTTGAACCGCAGAGTTGGGCCCGGCATTTGGCAGGGaagtgggcaggagggagggcctGGCTAggtcctgcccccccacccccagctccttaTGTATTCTATTTCTTCAACTTCCCCACCCTCAGGTCCCAACTCCTGCTCATGCCTATTGCTTTGGAAATgatcctgcttctcctcctctttggGAGCGTCTGGGCCCAAAACAGGAGCTCAGAGTCTCCGGACGGCACAATTACTTTGCAGGAGCTGGAATCCACAGCATCCTCTGCTTCTTTGGTCTCAGATATCTATGAGACCACAAAATTCAACTCAACGACATCTAATTTTGCAACAACCGAGGTCCCTAAGACAGATGACAGCACTGAGCACAAGATCTTCCCGCCTTCCTCAACTCCCTATACAGCCAATGAGGTTTCCTCTCCTGGGACTTCCATTGCTGCCAGCAGGGGCCCTCCTGTAAATGAGTCAATAATCTCCCAGAAAGATTCGGCCCAAACATTATCAATGCCCCTGGAAATCTCTAATGCAACCAGTATACCTGCTGTCCCAGTAGTGAAATCTGCAGGATTCCATACTACGACTGGTGAAACCATGGCAACTAGCCCTCTGGAGACCTCCAGTGGGACCAGTGGACCCCCTGTCACCACAGCTACTAGCTCTCTGGAGACCTCTGATGGGACCAGTGGACCCCCTATCACCACAGCAATTAGCTCTCTGAAGGCCTCCAATGTGACCAGCGGACCCCCTGTCATCATGGAAACTAGCTCTCTAAAGACCTCCAAGGAGACCAGTGGACTTCCTGTCACCATGGCAACTACGTCTCTGAAGACCCCCCTGGGGACCAGTGGCTCCTCCACCTTTGGAGTAAAAATATCCAGCCCAACGTCCTCCACAAACATAAGCAGTAGGTCCTCCCCAAATTCAGGTTGGGAGACAAATGGCACCTTGCTGGTAGCTGTGCTTGTGGCCCTGCTGGTGGTCATTTTCCTCATGGCATTACTCCTGCTGTGGCACCAGCGGCAGAAGCGGAAGACAGGAGTACTGACACTAAGCAGGAGTGGAAAACACAACGGGGTGGCAAATGCCTGGGCTGGGGTAGCCCACGTGTCTCATGAGGAGGCCGCGACAATAACAGAGGGAGCGTCCGGGGGTAACAATGACTCTGGGGTCCCCCAGGGGGAGGGGTCTGGCCAGCGGCCCACACTTACCACTTTCTTTGGTAGACGGAAGTCTCGCCAGGGCTCCATGGCGCTGGAGGAGCTAAAGCCTGGGCCAGCCCCCAGCCTAAAGGGGGAGGAAGAGCCACTGGTGGGCAGCAAGGATGAGGCTGCGGAGACCTCTACTTCTGATGGGCCAGAAGAGAGAGATGTGGAGGCCCCTTAACGTTTGAGAATAATAAGACTGGAGCTCAGAATCGTTCCCGCTTTCATCACCTTCCCTCCTGTCATCACATCCAGCCTCATCATCACCCAGCATTTTCACCCAGCACCCTTTGGATTTTCACCCAGCATCTTCACCCTGAATCCTCATTCAGCTCTTCTAGCCAGCAGCCCACGCAGCACCCACACCCAGCACGCAGGTCAGGGCTGACACCCACTGAACCCTTGTAGATTGAATGAACGAACTCTCCTCATCAACCCCTGCTTCTCCCCATCACATTTTCTCCACATTTCTGTCCTTGAAACCAGCTGTTGAGTCTCCATAAAGGCCAAACTTACGATTTCTCAGAGGATTCCCCAGGAATACCAGAGTctgggaagaagaggaaa
This portion of the Pseudorca crassidens isolate mPseCra1 chromosome 15, mPseCra1.hap1, whole genome shotgun sequence genome encodes:
- the SPN gene encoding leukosialin — protein: MLGWVEPGPLPFPLRPLHQSCPSFRSWSSLVPALCPYPLSWSQLLLMPIALEMILLLLLFGSVWAQNRSSESPDGTITLQELESTASSASLVSDIYETTKFNSTTSNFATTEVPKTDDSTEHKIFPPSSTPYTANEVSSPGTSIAASRGPPVNESIISQKDSAQTLSMPLEISNATSIPAVPVVKSAGFHTTTGETMATSPLETSSGTSGPPVTTATSSLETSDGTSGPPITTAISSLKASNVTSGPPVIMETSSLKTSKETSGLPVTMATTSLKTPLGTSGSSTFGVKISSPTSSTNISSRSSPNSGWETNGTLLVAVLVALLVVIFLMALLLLWHQRQKRKTGVLTLSRSGKHNGVANAWAGVAHVSHEEAATITEGASGGNNDSGVPQGEGSGQRPTLTTFFGRRKSRQGSMALEELKPGPAPSLKGEEEPLVGSKDEAAETSTSDGPEERDVEAP